The following proteins are encoded in a genomic region of Acidimicrobiia bacterium:
- a CDS encoding ABC transporter permease: protein MGRFGFVARRLLQTIPMLFGIVLVVFLVLQITPGDPARQIAGLRASEADLEEVRQELGLNDPIIAQYGRYVGNVLQGDLGYSYKSRKPVADIIGDRISVTVWLLATGVLMTLLISVPLGVVAALRKDRIADHAIRGFGLLGLSMPAFWTGVILLLLVALPTGWFPAGGFGDTFGEKLRAIFLPALTLAIGSSPFIIRGLRAAMISVMESDYISTARSVGVSGGRLVRRFVLRNAAGPGVTLLAIEIGYLLFGAVVIETTFALPGVGQGLVIAAQGRDLPSVQGYTLLFALVVVAVYLLSDVVTAMLDPRVEIDT, encoded by the coding sequence GTGGGGCGGTTTGGCTTCGTAGCCAGAAGGCTGTTGCAGACCATTCCGATGCTGTTCGGCATCGTGCTGGTGGTCTTCCTCGTGCTGCAGATCACTCCGGGCGATCCGGCCCGGCAGATTGCCGGCCTGCGGGCAAGCGAAGCCGACCTCGAGGAGGTTCGCCAGGAACTGGGATTGAACGACCCGATCATCGCTCAGTACGGACGATACGTCGGCAACGTGCTCCAGGGCGACCTGGGCTACTCGTACAAATCACGCAAACCCGTCGCCGATATCATCGGCGACCGTATCTCCGTGACGGTTTGGCTTCTCGCCACCGGCGTCCTGATGACCTTGCTGATCAGCGTCCCACTTGGCGTAGTCGCCGCCCTTCGGAAGGATCGGATTGCGGATCACGCCATACGTGGCTTCGGGTTGCTCGGATTGAGTATGCCGGCGTTCTGGACCGGAGTCATCCTGCTGTTGCTCGTGGCGCTTCCGACCGGGTGGTTCCCGGCGGGCGGATTCGGGGATACCTTTGGTGAGAAACTCCGGGCAATCTTCTTGCCGGCATTGACCCTGGCAATCGGCTCATCGCCGTTCATCATCCGCGGATTGCGCGCCGCCATGATCTCGGTGATGGAATCCGACTACATCTCCACCGCACGATCCGTCGGCGTTTCCGGTGGACGACTGGTCCGCCGTTTCGTGCTCCGCAACGCGGCAGGACCCGGCGTCACGTTGCTGGCGATCGAGATCGGTTACCTCTTGTTCGGCGCCGTCGTGATCGAGACGACCTTCGCGCTGCCGGGTGTCGGCCAGGGTCTGGTGATTGCCGCGCAGGGACGGGACCTACCTTCGGTCCAGGGTTACACGCTGCTGTTCGCTCTGGTTGTCGTCGCGGTCTACCTTCTCTCGGATGTCGTGACCGCGATGCTCGATCCGCGGGTGGAGATCGACACATGA